A genome region from Nicotiana tabacum cultivar K326 chromosome 13, ASM71507v2, whole genome shotgun sequence includes the following:
- the LOC107772176 gene encoding 2-alkenal reductase (NADP(+)-dependent)-like, producing the protein MEKKAGKEEAEAVELLGKTVENKQIIFKGYIEGIPKETDMELRIGKKLKLEKVPKGSGGLLVKNLYLSCDPFMRGRMRNFTGSYIPPFIPGEVIEGFGVSKVLDSDNSDFKPGDIISGFTGWEEYSLIYKTEQLRKIQADDIPLSYHVGLLGMPGFTAYAGFYEVCVPNIGEYVFVSAASGAVGQLVGQLAKLHGCYVVGSAGSKQKVDILKDKLGFDGAFNYKEEADLDKALKRHFPEGIDIYFDNVGGSMLDAALINMRINGRIAICGMVSQQSLSDPQGIHNLIQLITKRVKMQGFLQSDYLHLFPSFLEDVTSLCKEGKITYLEDMNEGLESGPSAFVGLFSGKNIGKQVIRVAHH; encoded by the exons ATGGAGAAAAAAGCAggaaaagaagaagcagaagcagtggAGCTGCTAGGAAAAACAGTGGAGAACAAGCAAATCATATTCAAAGGATACATAGAAGGAATACCAAAGGAAACTGACATGGAGTTGAGAATTGGAAAAAAGTTGAAGCTAGAGAAAGTGCCAAAAGGGTCAGGTGGTTTATTGGTCAAGAATTTGTATTTATCTTGTGACCCTTTTATGCGTGGACGAATGCGCAATTTCACTGGATCTTATATCCCTCCTTTCATTCCCGGAGAG GTAATTGAAGGATTTGGTGTGTCCAAAGTTTTAGACTCAGATAATTCAGACTTCAAGCCAGGTGATATAATCTCAGGGTTCACTGGTTGGGAAGAATACAGCTTAATTTACAAAACCGAGCAGCTGAGGAAAATTCAGGCTGATGATATACCTCTCTCGTATCATGTCGGTCTTCTTG GCATGCCAGGTTTTACAGCTTATGCTGGATTTTATGAGGTTTGCGTACCTAATATAGGAGAATATGTTTTTGTATCTGCTGCCTCAGGAGCAGTTGGCCAGCTTGTTGGCCAACTAGCTAAGTTACATGGATGTTACGTTGTAGGAAGTGCCGGGTCAAAACAAAAA GTTGACATATTAAAGGATAAGCTTGGATTCGATGGAGCATTCAACTACAAGGAAGAAGCAGACCTTGATAAAGCTCTTAAAAG ACACTTTCCCGAGGGCATCGACATTTACTTTGACAACGTAGGGGGATCCATGCTAGATGCGGCATTGATCAACATGAGGATTAACGGCCGAATTGCCATCTGTGGGATGGTATCTCAGCAAAGTCTTTCTGATCCGCAAGGGATACACAACTTGATTCAACTCATCACGAAGCGTGTTAAGATGCAGGGCTTTCTCCAAAGTGATTATCTTCATTTATTTCCGAGCTTTCTTGAAGATGTTACTAGTTTGTGCAAGGAGGGAAAGATTACATATTTAGAAGACATGAATGAAGGCCTTGAGAGTGGTCCGTCTGCTTTTGTTGGGCTATTTTCTGGAAAGAACATAGGTAAACAGGTCATCCGTGTGGCGCACCATTAG
- the LOC107832494 gene encoding L-ascorbate oxidase homolog, with amino-acid sequence MDRLNFVLLLLFSCLVKVHGEDPYLFFDWNVTYGTISPLGVPQQVILINGQFPGPKINCTSNNNIVVNVFNQLDEPFLLTWNGIQQRKNSWQEGTLGTNCPILPGKNFTYHFQVKDQIGSYYYYPTTALHRATGGYGPISIHSRLLIPVPFDSPEEEFSVFVSDWYTKSHKTLRSILDEGRSIGRPEGIIINGKNGKGDGKDEPMFSMVFGKTYRYRFCNVGMKDSINVRFQGHTMKLVEMEGSHTVQNMYESLDIHLGQCLSVLVTADQEPKDYFLVASSRFTKEPHIATATIRYTNGKDPASPELPKAPEGWEWSLNQFRSFRWNLTASAARPNPQGSYHYGQINITRTIRLVSTAGDVDGKRRYAINGVSHVDPITPIKLAELYGVADKVFKYDLIKDEYIAPSGNEKITLAPNVVNATYRNFVEIILENHEKSVQSWHLAGYNFFAVAIEAGRWKPERRQNYNLLDAVSRNTIQVYPNSWAAIMTTLDNAGLWNLRSNSLERQYLGHQLYFSVLSPSCSLKDEYNMPDNDILCGIIKDLPLPKPYSI; translated from the exons ATGGATAGACTAAATTTTGTTCTTCTTTTGCTATTTTCTTGCTTGGTAAAGGTACATGGAGAGGATCCATACTTATTTTTTGATTGGAATGTCACTTATGGAACTATTTCTCCCCTTGGCGTGCCTCAACAAGTCATTTTAATCAACGGTCAATTCCCCGGACCTAAAATTAATTGCACATCCAATAATAACATAGTTGTCAATGTGTTCAACCAATTGGACGAGCCATTCCTTCTTACATGGAACGGAATCCAACAGAGGAAAAACTCGTGGCAAGAAGGTACCTTAGGCACAAATTGTCCAATCCTTCCTGGAAAAAATTTCACATACCATTTCCAGGTCAAGGACCAAATTGGAAGCTATTACTATTATCCCACCACCGCGTTACATCGTGCGACTGGTGGCTATGGTCCTATAAGTATCCATAGTCGCTTGTTAATTCCCGTCCCATTTGATTCCCCTGAGGAAGAATTCTCTGTTTTTGTTAGTGATTGGTACACTAAAAGTCATAAAACATTGAGAAGTATTTTAGATGAAGGACGTTCGATAGGAAGGCCAGAAGGAATTATTATTAATGGTAAAAATGGGAAAGGAGATGGAAAGGACGAGCCTATGTTTTCTATGGTCTTTGGAAAGACATATAGGTACAGGTTTTGCAATGTTGGGATGAAGGATTCTATTAATGTAAGATTCCAAGGCCATACAATGAAATTGGTAGAAATGGAAGGATCTCATACAGTTCAAAACATGTATGAATCATTGGATATTCACTTGGGACAATGTTTATCCGTTTTGGTGACCGCTGATCAAGAACCCAAGGACTATTTTCTCGTGGCTTCTTCGCGCTTTACGAAGGAACCCCATATCGCCACTGCCACCATCCGTTATACCAATG GTAAAGATCCTGCTTCACCTGAATTGCCAAAGGCCCCAGAAGGATGGGAATGGTCTCTAAACCAATTCCGCTCATTCCGTTGGAATTTGACAGCAAGTGCAGCTAGGCCTAATCCACAAGGAAGTTACCACTATGGCCAAATCAACATCACGCGTACGATCAGGTTGGTGAGCACGGCCGGGGATGTCGATGGAAAACGTCGATACGCCATCAACGGCGTCTCACATGTGGATCCTATAACTCCAATTAAGTTGGCTGAGCTCTATGGTGTTGCAGACAAAGTGTTCAAGTATGACTTGATTAAGGATGAGTATATAGCTCCAAGTGGTAATGAAAAGATCACTCTCGCACCTAATGTGGTTAATGCTACATACCGCAATTTTGTGGAAATCATACTTGAGAACCATGAGAAGAGTGTTCAATCTTGGCACTTGGCTGGTTACAACTTCTTTGCTGTTGC GATTGAAGCAGGGAGATGGAAACCAGAGAGGAGGCAAAACTACAACTTACTTGATGCAGTGAGCAGGAACACAATCCAAGTCTACCCAAACTCTTGGGCTGCAATTATGACAACTCTTGACAATGCTGGGCTTTGGAACCTAAGGTCCAATTCATTAGAGAGGCAATATTTGGGCCACCAACTCTACTTTAGTGTTCTTTCCCCATCTTGCTCTTTGAAAGATGAGTATAACATGCCAGACAATGATATCTTGTGTGGCATTATCAAGGATTTGCCTCTTCCAAAACCTTACTCTATATAA